A single region of the Gossypium arboreum isolate Shixiya-1 chromosome 12, ASM2569848v2, whole genome shotgun sequence genome encodes:
- the LOC108480033 gene encoding calcium-binding protein KIC, protein MENKGRTTTKNEYEDLLPVMAEKLDVEAFVSELCGGFRLLADEDRGLITAESLKKNSALLGMEGMSEEEAWDMVKEGDLDGDGALNQTEFCILMVRLSPGMMEDAETWLEKAIDQELRKKTSA, encoded by the coding sequence ATGGAAAACAAGGGAAGAACGACGACGAAGAACGAATATGAAGATTTGTTACCTGTGATGGCTGAAAAGCTTGACGTGGAAGCTTTTGTTTCCGAGTTATGCGGTGGGTTTCGTCTACTAGCAGATGAAGATCGAGGGTTGATAACTGCCGAGAGTTTGAAGAAGAACTCTGCTCTTTTAGGTATGGAAGGGATGAGCGAAGAAGAAGCTTGGGATATGGTTAAAGAAGGTGATCTTGATGGAGATGGCGCATTGAACCAGACCGAGTTTTGTATCCTTATGGTTAGGCTTAGCCCCGGAATGATGGAAGATGCCGAGACGTGGCTCGAGAAAGCAATTGATCAAGAGTTAAGGAAAAAAACCTCAGCTTGA